Proteins from one Hydrogenophaga sp. SL48 genomic window:
- a CDS encoding LysR substrate-binding domain-containing protein codes for MNLTSLRYLVALHDHRHFERAARACHITQPALSNALRSLEREMGTPIVRRGRTYSGLTPEGEQVLASARRMLHEHQMLQQSLASQADQPVGRLRLGVVPSAVPVATRFCALLQARHPGVSPVLLSLPSGEIEAGLKAMSLDLGLGFLERVNPRTSGFQVLAQYQEHHYLVTRALRAGRAKAPAASRMGEPVPWSEAAQQPLCLLTPDMHNRSVVDAAFARAGAVARPVMETNSVFALALAVRSGPLSSVMPGALVASLRDQPGLVFRPLTRPDVQTPVGFLTRRDVAPTRVLAAALAWAQDATWRAELATLSGTLS; via the coding sequence GCAGCCGGCGCTGTCGAACGCGTTGCGCTCGCTGGAGCGCGAGATGGGCACGCCCATCGTGCGGCGTGGCCGCACCTATTCCGGCCTCACGCCCGAGGGCGAGCAGGTGCTCGCGAGCGCGAGGCGCATGCTGCACGAACATCAGATGCTGCAGCAGTCGCTGGCGAGCCAGGCCGACCAGCCGGTGGGGCGCTTGCGGCTGGGTGTGGTGCCCTCGGCGGTGCCGGTCGCCACACGCTTTTGTGCGCTGCTGCAGGCGCGCCACCCGGGTGTCTCACCGGTGCTGCTGTCGCTGCCGTCGGGCGAGATCGAGGCCGGTCTGAAGGCGATGTCGCTGGATCTGGGCCTGGGTTTTCTGGAGCGCGTGAACCCGCGCACCAGCGGCTTTCAGGTGTTGGCCCAGTACCAGGAGCACCACTACCTCGTGACCCGCGCGTTGCGCGCGGGGCGCGCCAAAGCGCCCGCCGCCAGCCGCATGGGCGAGCCCGTGCCCTGGAGCGAGGCCGCGCAGCAGCCTCTGTGCCTGCTCACGCCCGACATGCACAACCGAAGCGTGGTGGACGCGGCGTTCGCGCGCGCCGGGGCTGTGGCGCGGCCGGTGATGGAAACGAACTCGGTGTTCGCGCTGGCGCTCGCCGTGCGCTCCGGCCCGCTGTCCAGCGTCATGCCCGGCGCGCTGGTGGCCAGCCTGCGCGATCAGCCAGGGCTGGTCTTCCGGCCACTCACCCGACCCGACGTGCAGACGCCCGTGGGCTTTCTGACACGCCGCGACGTCGCGCCCACGCGGGTGCTGGCTGCGGCGCTGGCCTGGGCCCAGGACGCGACCTGGCGTGCCGAGCTGGCCACCCTGAGCGGCACGTTGAGCTGA
- a CDS encoding NADH-ubiquinone oxidoreductase-F iron-sulfur binding region domain-containing protein, whose translation MSILSSRTIPIAVAASSKSDGARQGMKARAHLKGRQATPAAIEAVRALIGPPPADGHRRDLLIEHLHAINDAHHGLPEALIVALAAEMRLPVVEVFEVASFYHHFDVLRDGDTPAALTVRVCEGLSCGLVGASDLLAKLPALLGPSVRVMPAPCVGRCEQAPAVQVGQRAVPKATPESVAACAANPDATPAPPHPDFVGYAAYRAAGGYQLAAAVARGERDPEDLIRAMEGSGLRGLGGAGFPAGRKWRIVRGFAGPRLMAVNIDEGEPGTFKDRHHLERDAHRFLEGLLIAASVVGIDAVYLYLRDEYHDCRRLLQAELAALQADPPFPLPRIELRRGAGAYICGEESAMIESIEGKRGEPRMRPPYIAEVGLFGRPTLEHNFETLYWVRDILERGPGWFASQGRHGRQGLRSFSVSGRVREPGVKLAPAGITLRELVEEHCGGMAEGHELYAYLPGGASGGILPASMADIPLDFDTLQPHGSFIGSAAVVVLGHHDLARDAALNTMRFFEHESCGQCTPCRVGTAKAAKLMEARHWDADTLGDLCEVMADASICGLGQAAPNPIRSVLKHFAHEVGGAQ comes from the coding sequence ATGAGCATCCTCTCTTCGCGCACCATTCCCATCGCCGTTGCGGCATCCTCGAAATCCGACGGCGCCCGCCAAGGCATGAAAGCCCGCGCCCACCTCAAGGGCCGCCAGGCCACCCCCGCCGCCATCGAGGCGGTGCGCGCGTTGATCGGCCCGCCGCCCGCCGATGGCCACCGCCGCGACCTGCTGATCGAACACCTGCACGCCATCAACGACGCCCACCACGGCCTGCCCGAAGCCTTGATCGTCGCGCTCGCGGCCGAGATGCGGTTGCCGGTGGTCGAGGTGTTCGAGGTGGCGAGCTTCTACCACCACTTCGACGTTCTGCGCGATGGCGACACGCCAGCGGCGCTCACCGTGCGCGTGTGTGAGGGACTGAGCTGTGGTCTGGTCGGCGCCAGCGACCTGCTGGCGAAGCTGCCCGCCTTGCTGGGTCCGTCGGTGCGCGTGATGCCCGCGCCTTGCGTGGGTCGCTGCGAGCAGGCGCCGGCGGTGCAGGTCGGGCAACGTGCCGTGCCGAAGGCCACGCCCGAATCGGTGGCGGCTTGCGCAGCGAACCCGGACGCAACGCCTGCCCCTCCACACCCCGATTTCGTGGGCTACGCGGCCTACCGCGCGGCGGGCGGTTACCAGCTGGCGGCGGCGGTCGCGCGCGGCGAGCGAGACCCCGAAGACCTCATCAGGGCCATGGAAGGCTCGGGCCTGCGAGGGCTGGGTGGTGCGGGGTTTCCGGCGGGGCGCAAGTGGCGCATCGTTCGCGGCTTCGCGGGGCCGCGCCTGATGGCCGTGAACATCGACGAGGGCGAACCCGGCACCTTCAAGGACCGCCACCACCTGGAGCGCGACGCACACCGTTTTCTGGAAGGCCTGCTGATCGCCGCCTCGGTGGTCGGCATCGACGCGGTCTACCTCTACCTGCGCGACGAGTACCACGACTGCCGCCGCCTGCTGCAGGCCGAACTGGCCGCGCTGCAGGCCGACCCGCCGTTCCCGCTGCCGCGCATCGAACTGCGCCGCGGCGCGGGCGCCTACATCTGCGGCGAAGAGTCGGCCATGATCGAGAGCATCGAAGGCAAACGCGGCGAGCCGCGCATGCGCCCGCCCTACATCGCCGAGGTGGGCCTGTTTGGCCGGCCCACGCTGGAACACAATTTTGAAACGCTCTACTGGGTGCGCGACATCCTGGAGCGCGGCCCCGGCTGGTTTGCTTCGCAAGGGCGACACGGCCGCCAGGGCCTGCGCAGCTTCAGCGTGAGTGGCCGTGTGCGCGAGCCGGGCGTCAAGCTGGCGCCGGCCGGCATCACGCTGCGTGAGCTGGTCGAGGAGCACTGCGGCGGCATGGCCGAAGGCCACGAGCTGTACGCCTACCTGCCCGGCGGCGCGAGCGGCGGCATCCTGCCCGCGAGCATGGCCGACATCCCGCTCGATTTCGACACCCTGCAACCGCACGGCAGCTTCATCGGCTCGGCCGCTGTGGTCGTTCTCGGCCACCACGACCTCGCACGCGATGCGGCGCTCAACACCATGCGCTTTTTTGAACACGAAAGCTGTGGCCAGTGCACGCCCTGCCGCGTGGGCACGGCCAAGGCGGCGAAGCTGATGGAGGCCAGACACTGGGACGCCGACACGCTGGGTGACCTGTGCGAGGTCATGGCCGACGCCTCGATCTGCGGCCTGGGCCAGGCCGCGCCGAATCCGATCCGCTCGGTGCTCAAGCACTTTGCGCATGAAGTCGGGGGTGCGCAATGA
- the fdhF gene encoding formate dehydrogenase subunit alpha, translated as MNKPLTAQQLTPATVAFELDGQPVEAFDGESILNAAERHGVVIPRLCHSDPLRPDGNCRACVVEVAGERALAPSCCRSVTPGMKVLAQSLRAKKSRDMVLELLLSDMPEQGHQWLDDDPALPHGELSEWAQREGVSVRPALQALRRAPTAPDLSHPAMAVNLDACIQCNRCQRACREEQVNGVIGMAFRGSHAQVVFDMADPMGASSCVACGECVQACPTGALMPKGLVGSQAVDRTVDSVCPFCGVGCQLTYKVRDDKIVAVEGRDGPANHGRLCVKGRFGFDYVHHAGRLTVPLIRREGVAKHGDAIPPRDADWRDTFREASWDEALALTTGKLKALRDTRGPKSLAGFGSAKGTNEEAYLFQKLVRTGFGSNNVDHCTRLCHASSVAALLEGVGSGAVSNPVNDVAHAELILVIGSNPTVNHPVAATWMKNAAQSGTRIVLADPRITDIGQHAWRTLPFRPDTDVALLNAMIHTVIDEGLVNQDFVAQRTTHYEELAQNVARFSPEVMAPVCGIPAQTIREVARAFATAKAAMILWGMGVSQHVHGTDNARCLIALCAITGQIGKPGSGLHPLRGQNNVQGASDAGLIPMMFPNYQRVDNASAHAWFEAFWDTPLDRQPGYTVVELMDQALADETDPHKLRGLYVMGENPAMSDPNLNHTRHALASLEHLVVQDIFMTETAWLADVILPASAWPEKTGSVSNTDRMVQLGRQAIDPPGDARADLWIVQQMAAGLGLRWNYEGEHHGVAAVYEEMRQAMHSSIGGIRWERLEREGSVTYPCLSDDDPGQPIVFTDRFPTADGRLRLVPAQLVPADESPDAEYPMVLITGRQLEHWHTGSMTRRATVLDALEPEATASVSGADLARLGVKPGDRITVRSRRGEVTLRARQDDGTAAGCVFIPFAYSEAAANLLTNAALDPQAKIPEFKYCAVSIRPADASSP; from the coding sequence ATGAACAAGCCCTTGACCGCCCAGCAGCTCACCCCCGCCACCGTCGCGTTCGAACTCGACGGCCAGCCCGTCGAAGCCTTCGACGGCGAGTCCATCCTGAACGCCGCCGAGCGCCACGGCGTGGTGATTCCGCGCCTGTGCCACAGCGACCCGCTGCGTCCGGACGGCAACTGCCGCGCCTGCGTGGTCGAGGTGGCGGGTGAGCGCGCGCTCGCGCCCAGCTGCTGCCGCAGCGTGACGCCCGGCATGAAAGTGCTGGCGCAGAGCCTGCGCGCGAAGAAGAGCCGCGACATGGTGCTGGAGCTGCTGCTCTCCGACATGCCCGAGCAGGGCCACCAGTGGCTGGACGACGACCCCGCGTTGCCGCACGGCGAGCTGAGCGAGTGGGCGCAGCGCGAGGGCGTGAGCGTGCGCCCCGCGCTCCAGGCCTTGCGCCGCGCGCCCACCGCGCCCGACCTCTCGCACCCCGCGATGGCGGTCAACCTCGACGCCTGCATCCAGTGCAACCGCTGCCAGCGCGCCTGCCGCGAAGAGCAGGTCAACGGCGTGATCGGCATGGCCTTCCGGGGCTCACACGCGCAGGTGGTGTTTGACATGGCCGATCCCATGGGCGCGAGCAGTTGCGTGGCCTGCGGCGAGTGTGTGCAGGCCTGCCCGACGGGCGCGCTCATGCCCAAGGGCCTGGTGGGCTCACAGGCCGTCGACCGCACGGTGGACTCGGTGTGCCCGTTCTGCGGCGTCGGCTGCCAGCTGACCTACAAGGTGCGCGACGACAAGATCGTGGCGGTCGAAGGCCGCGACGGGCCGGCCAACCACGGGCGCCTGTGCGTCAAGGGGCGCTTCGGTTTCGACTACGTGCACCACGCGGGGCGCCTGACGGTGCCACTGATCCGCCGCGAAGGCGTGGCCAAACATGGCGACGCCATTCCGCCGCGCGACGCCGACTGGCGCGACACCTTCCGCGAAGCGAGCTGGGACGAGGCGCTGGCGCTGACCACCGGAAAGCTCAAGGCACTGCGCGACACCCGCGGTCCGAAGAGCCTGGCCGGCTTCGGCTCGGCCAAGGGCACGAACGAAGAGGCCTACCTGTTCCAGAAGCTGGTGCGCACCGGCTTCGGTTCCAACAACGTCGACCACTGCACGCGCCTGTGCCACGCCTCCAGCGTCGCGGCCCTGCTCGAAGGCGTGGGCTCGGGCGCGGTGAGCAACCCGGTCAACGACGTGGCGCACGCCGAGCTGATCCTGGTGATCGGCTCCAACCCGACGGTCAACCACCCGGTGGCCGCGACCTGGATGAAGAACGCCGCTCAGAGCGGCACCCGCATCGTGCTGGCCGACCCGCGCATCACCGACATCGGGCAACACGCCTGGCGCACGCTGCCGTTCCGGCCCGACACCGACGTGGCCCTGCTCAACGCGATGATCCACACCGTGATCGACGAGGGCCTGGTGAACCAGGACTTCGTCGCGCAGCGCACCACCCACTACGAGGAACTGGCGCAGAACGTCGCGCGCTTCAGCCCCGAGGTCATGGCCCCGGTCTGCGGCATCCCGGCGCAGACCATCCGCGAGGTGGCGCGCGCGTTCGCCACCGCCAAGGCCGCGATGATCCTCTGGGGCATGGGCGTGAGCCAGCACGTGCACGGCACCGACAACGCGCGCTGCCTGATCGCGCTGTGCGCCATCACCGGCCAGATCGGCAAGCCCGGCAGCGGGCTGCACCCGCTGCGGGGCCAGAACAACGTGCAAGGCGCGAGCGACGCCGGCCTGATTCCCATGATGTTCCCCAACTACCAGCGGGTCGACAACGCCTCGGCACACGCCTGGTTCGAGGCCTTCTGGGACACGCCGCTGGACCGGCAACCGGGCTACACCGTGGTCGAGCTGATGGACCAGGCGCTGGCCGACGAGACCGACCCGCACAAGCTGCGTGGCCTCTACGTCATGGGTGAGAACCCGGCCATGAGCGACCCGAACCTGAACCACACGCGGCACGCGCTGGCCTCGCTGGAACACCTGGTGGTGCAGGACATCTTCATGACCGAGACCGCCTGGCTGGCCGACGTGATCCTGCCCGCCAGCGCCTGGCCCGAGAAGACCGGCTCCGTGAGCAACACCGACCGCATGGTGCAGCTGGGCCGCCAGGCCATCGACCCGCCGGGCGACGCGCGCGCCGACCTCTGGATCGTCCAGCAGATGGCCGCGGGCCTGGGGCTGCGCTGGAACTACGAGGGCGAGCACCACGGCGTCGCGGCCGTCTATGAAGAGATGCGGCAGGCCATGCACAGCTCGATCGGCGGCATCCGCTGGGAGCGGCTGGAGCGCGAGGGCAGCGTGACCTATCCGTGTCTGAGCGACGACGACCCGGGCCAGCCCATCGTGTTTACCGACCGCTTCCCGACGGCCGACGGCCGGCTGCGCCTGGTGCCGGCGCAGCTGGTGCCCGCCGACGAATCGCCCGATGCGGAGTACCCGATGGTGCTGATCACCGGGCGCCAGCTCGAACACTGGCACACCGGCAGCATGACGCGCCGCGCGACGGTGCTCGACGCGCTGGAGCCGGAGGCCACGGCCAGCGTGAGTGGCGCCGATCTGGCGCGGCTGGGCGTGAAGCCGGGCGACCGCATCACCGTGCGCTCGCGCCGGGGCGAGGTGACGCTGCGCGCGCGGCAGGACGACGGCACCGCCGCCGGCTGCGTGTTCATTCCTTTCGCCTACTCGGAGGCGGCGGCCAACCTGCTGACCAACGCGGCGCTCGACCCGCAGGCCAAGATTCCCGAGTTCAAGTACTGCGCGGTGTCGATCCGGCCCGCGGACGCCTCCAGCCCATGA
- a CDS encoding OsmC family protein produces MSDQATVTLTRQSGYQFLVDFGPAIAQLAVDEPPPLGGAAGPAPDHLLLAAVANCLSASLVFALQKYKQDPGPLKATATATTGRNAANRLRITDITVQLELGRPAAELEHLDRVLAQFEEFCTVSMSVRQGIAINVQVQDGTGTRLKG; encoded by the coding sequence ATGAGCGACCAAGCCACCGTCACCCTGACCCGCCAGTCCGGCTACCAGTTTCTGGTCGATTTCGGCCCCGCCATTGCGCAGCTGGCGGTGGACGAGCCGCCGCCGCTGGGGGGCGCGGCCGGCCCTGCGCCCGACCACCTGCTGCTGGCCGCCGTGGCCAACTGCCTGAGCGCCAGCCTGGTGTTTGCGCTGCAGAAATACAAGCAGGACCCCGGTCCGCTGAAAGCCACGGCCACCGCCACCACCGGCCGGAACGCGGCCAACCGCCTGCGCATCACCGACATCACGGTGCAGCTGGAGCTGGGGCGCCCCGCCGCCGAGCTGGAGCACCTGGACCGTGTGCTGGCCCAGTTTGAAGAGTTCTGCACCGTGTCGATGAGCGTGCGCCAGGGCATTGCGATCAACGTGCAGGTGCAGGACGGGACAGGAACCCGCCTCAAGGGCTGA
- a CDS encoding Rrf2 family transcriptional regulator — MRLTHWTDYSLRVLMYCAACEGREHPPTVNEIAEAHGISRSHLTKIVMILASFGWLATTRGRGGGLRLLKPAGELTLGEVVRQTETDMTLVECFDRKTNTCRLDGYCRLKDVLYKATQGFFDVLDGVTLADLLAPMATAKAAQAGQAGQMPHLIPIQLASLKMPGKAPASAARVAPARRPSAARKPGKTQTD; from the coding sequence ATGCGACTCACCCACTGGACCGACTACAGCCTGCGTGTGCTGATGTATTGCGCTGCCTGTGAAGGGCGCGAGCATCCGCCCACGGTCAACGAGATCGCTGAGGCACACGGCATTTCCCGCAGCCACCTCACCAAGATCGTGATGATCCTGGCGTCGTTTGGCTGGCTGGCCACCACGCGGGGTCGAGGCGGCGGTCTGCGTTTGCTCAAGCCTGCCGGGGAACTGACCCTGGGCGAGGTCGTGCGTCAGACCGAGACCGACATGACCCTGGTGGAGTGTTTCGATCGCAAGACCAACACCTGCCGCCTGGATGGCTATTGCCGGCTCAAGGATGTCCTGTACAAGGCGACGCAGGGATTCTTCGATGTGCTCGATGGCGTCACGCTGGCCGACCTGCTGGCGCCCATGGCGACGGCCAAGGCGGCACAGGCGGGGCAAGCGGGACAGATGCCGCACCTGATTCCCATCCAGCTGGCCTCGCTGAAGATGCCGGGAAAGGCGCCGGCCTCAGCGGCAAGGGTCGCTCCCGCCAGGCGGCCATCGGCCGCGCGCAAGCCGGGCAAAACCCAGACCGACTGA
- a CDS encoding FAD:protein FMN transferase produces MTPLFQRRQCLAGLGGLLVAGLGMRPALASPDVHRASRVLMGTRVDIVAQGDGPDATAAAVQAAFAEMQRLERMMSRHRADSLVSAMHRSAGQGLVQAPPELVSVLQRAAELSRLSEGAFDITVGAYHGWSFDPQDARMPAPEDLRRERRLVDFRDVLVHPATGQAGLGRPGMRIDLGGVAKLPILQAGLHVLEQRGVRHAMVNGGGDVLTRGQLLGQDWRVGIRDPRAPERLIHTVQVSDACVASSGDYERCFVRDGRRYHHVLDPRTGMPSRGVRGVVTVSRQPDPVNGLGAAIMVAGATAGGHLLSPLREVDSLIVDADARVSTTGRWH; encoded by the coding sequence ATGACACCACTGTTCCAACGCCGTCAGTGCCTGGCCGGGCTGGGCGGTCTGCTCGTCGCCGGTCTGGGCATGCGCCCGGCGCTGGCCAGCCCCGACGTCCACCGCGCCTCCCGCGTCCTGATGGGCACGCGGGTGGACATCGTGGCGCAGGGCGACGGCCCGGACGCCACGGCGGCCGCCGTGCAGGCGGCCTTTGCCGAGATGCAGCGCCTGGAACGCATGATGAGCCGCCACCGCGCCGACAGCCTGGTGAGCGCGATGCACCGCAGCGCGGGCCAGGGTCTGGTGCAGGCGCCACCCGAGCTGGTTTCGGTGCTGCAGCGCGCCGCCGAGCTGTCGCGGCTCAGCGAGGGCGCTTTCGACATCACCGTGGGCGCGTACCACGGCTGGTCCTTCGACCCGCAGGACGCCCGCATGCCCGCGCCGGAAGACCTGCGCCGCGAACGCCGGCTGGTGGACTTCCGCGACGTGTTGGTCCACCCCGCGACGGGCCAGGCCGGCCTGGGTCGGCCGGGCATGCGCATCGACCTGGGGGGCGTGGCCAAACTGCCCATCCTGCAGGCGGGCCTGCATGTGCTCGAACAGCGTGGCGTGCGCCATGCCATGGTCAATGGCGGTGGCGACGTGCTCACGCGCGGCCAGCTCCTGGGCCAGGACTGGCGCGTGGGCATCCGCGACCCGCGCGCGCCCGAGCGGCTGATCCACACGGTGCAGGTGAGCGACGCCTGCGTGGCCTCGTCCGGCGACTACGAGCGCTGCTTTGTGCGCGACGGCCGCCGTTACCACCACGTGCTGGACCCGCGCACGGGCATGCCCAGCCGTGGCGTGCGGGGCGTGGTCACGGTGTCGCGCCAGCCCGATCCGGTCAACGGCCTGGGCGCCGCGATCATGGTGGCGGGAGCCACCGCAGGCGGGCACCTGCTGTCACCCCTTCGCGAGGTGGACAGCCTGATCGTTGACGCCGACGCCCGCGTCAGCACCACGGGGCGGTGGCACTGA
- a CDS encoding c-type cytochrome, with protein MNAKKLLLILGCSAALMACGDKPADSTAAPAAPAPVAAAPAAAPAPAPVAENTVGKKVYGSVCSMCHAANVAGAPKPGDKADWGPRIAQGNDTLYKHAIEGFTGAKGMMPPRGGGSTLTDDELKAAVDYMVAQSL; from the coding sequence ATGAACGCCAAGAAGCTTCTCCTGATCCTGGGCTGCAGCGCCGCCCTGATGGCCTGTGGCGACAAGCCCGCCGACTCCACCGCAGCGCCGGCGGCGCCGGCCCCGGTGGCCGCCGCGCCCGCGGCCGCGCCGGCGCCCGCCCCCGTGGCCGAGAACACCGTGGGCAAGAAGGTCTATGGCTCGGTGTGCTCGATGTGCCACGCCGCCAACGTGGCTGGCGCACCCAAGCCCGGTGACAAGGCCGACTGGGGCCCGCGCATCGCGCAAGGCAACGACACGCTCTACAAACACGCCATCGAAGGCTTCACCGGCGCCAAGGGCATGATGCCCCCCCGCGGCGGCGGCAGCACCCTCACCGACGACGAGCTGAAGGCCGCCGTGGACTACATGGTCGCCCAGTCGCTCTGA
- a CDS encoding nitrous oxide reductase accessory protein NosL codes for MPSRRAIIGLSLLGGAAAFAGLGYRSVRSATAPTRADATQPGDVCLTAPTFSHDPASGQPLRAAREVPAEARCPVCGMFPARQRRWAAQVIFHNGDVQYLDSPLSLFLYLQRVPRYTAGQSAASIVASYVTDLDTGAWIPAERAWYVHGSRQMGPMRTGNLPAFTTLDQARAFAAREGGEWLTAAHLRQGLPASLQRLAPHTHG; via the coding sequence ATGCCATCGCGCCGCGCCATCATCGGTCTGTCGCTGCTGGGCGGTGCGGCCGCGTTCGCCGGCCTGGGCTACCGCTCGGTGCGCAGTGCCACGGCACCCACCCGCGCGGACGCAACACAGCCCGGCGATGTGTGCCTGACGGCGCCCACCTTCTCCCACGACCCCGCCTCAGGCCAGCCCCTGCGGGCGGCGCGCGAGGTACCGGCCGAAGCACGCTGTCCGGTCTGTGGCATGTTTCCGGCCCGCCAGCGGCGCTGGGCGGCCCAGGTCATCTTCCACAACGGCGACGTGCAGTACCTGGACTCGCCCCTGAGCCTGTTCCTGTACCTGCAGCGGGTCCCACGCTACACCGCCGGCCAGAGCGCCGCCAGCATCGTCGCCTCGTACGTCACCGACCTGGACACCGGCGCCTGGATTCCCGCCGAGCGGGCCTGGTACGTGCACGGGTCGCGGCAGATGGGGCCGATGCGAACGGGCAACCTGCCCGCGTTCACCACCCTGGACCAGGCGCGCGCCTTCGCCGCGCGGGAAGGTGGCGAATGGCTCACGGCCGCGCACCTGCGCCAAGGCCTGCCCGCATCGCTGCAGCGGCTCGCCCCGCACACCCATGGCTGA
- a CDS encoding nitrous oxide reductase accessory protein NosL — protein MNTPSHFPLNRRRLLCGCAGLATLSLLGCGQSGDAASGASAPAEISAQASCSLDGMLLADYPGPKGQIRYDGVAEVQWFCDSVELLSVLIAPEQVRAVVSAHVQDMALADWDQPRGHWIDARQALYVLGSKRHGSMGPTAASFATEAAAQAFVQQHGGRLLRYADLKPDMVDLSGGALHDTRM, from the coding sequence ATGAACACCCCATCCCACTTCCCCCTGAACCGCCGCCGCCTGCTGTGCGGCTGCGCCGGCCTGGCCACCCTCAGCCTGCTGGGCTGCGGCCAGAGCGGCGATGCCGCCTCCGGCGCCAGCGCCCCGGCCGAGATCAGCGCCCAGGCCAGTTGTTCGCTCGACGGCATGCTGCTCGCCGACTACCCCGGCCCCAAGGGCCAGATCCGCTACGACGGCGTGGCCGAGGTGCAGTGGTTCTGCGATTCGGTGGAGCTGCTGTCGGTGCTGATCGCCCCCGAGCAGGTGCGCGCGGTGGTGAGCGCCCACGTGCAGGACATGGCCCTGGCCGACTGGGACCAGCCCCGCGGCCACTGGATCGACGCGCGCCAGGCGCTCTACGTGCTGGGCAGCAAACGCCACGGCTCCATGGGGCCCACGGCCGCGAGCTTCGCCACCGAGGCCGCCGCGCAGGCCTTCGTGCAGCAGCACGGCGGCCGCCTGCTGCGCTACGCCGACCTCAAGCCCGACATGGTGGATCTCAGCGGCGGCGCGCTGCACGACACCCGCATGTGA
- a CDS encoding ABC transporter permease, with protein sequence MNVSLQWRQVQAVAAKEFRDRLRNRWVLAVAVVFTVFSLLITYFGSAAQGQIGPRSIELTIASLVSLVIYLIPLIALLLGFDAIVGERERGSLDLLLALPITRLELLLGKYLGLAGALTLSTVSGFALVALLLYQRFSWAGLYHYAGFVISSVLLGLAFLSLAVLLSVLARDRTRASGLAIALWFALVLVFDLLLLGLLVATGGQFGGQAFAYLLLLNPADIFRILNVFSLDDVQRLYGLASILPPALSQVGWLSSAMLAWIVAPLALASWRFRP encoded by the coding sequence ATGAACGTTTCATTGCAATGGCGCCAGGTGCAGGCGGTGGCCGCCAAGGAGTTCCGCGACCGGCTGCGCAACCGCTGGGTGCTGGCCGTGGCCGTGGTCTTCACCGTCTTCTCGCTGCTCATCACCTACTTCGGCTCGGCCGCGCAAGGCCAGATCGGTCCGCGATCGATCGAGCTGACCATCGCCAGCCTGGTCAGTCTGGTGATCTACCTGATCCCGCTGATCGCGCTGCTGCTCGGCTTTGACGCCATCGTCGGCGAGCGCGAGCGCGGTTCGCTCGACCTGCTGCTGGCCCTGCCCATCACGCGGCTCGAACTGCTGCTGGGCAAGTACCTCGGGCTCGCGGGTGCGCTGACGCTGTCCACCGTGTCAGGCTTTGCGCTGGTGGCGCTGCTGCTGTACCAGCGCTTCAGCTGGGCCGGCCTGTACCACTACGCCGGCTTCGTGATCAGCTCGGTGCTGCTGGGCCTGGCGTTCCTGAGCCTGGCGGTGCTGCTGTCGGTGCTGGCCCGCGACCGCACCCGCGCCTCGGGTCTGGCCATCGCGTTGTGGTTCGCGCTGGTGCTGGTGTTCGACCTGCTGCTGCTGGGCCTGCTGGTGGCCACGGGCGGCCAGTTCGGCGGCCAGGCCTTCGCCTACCTGCTGCTGCTGAACCCGGCCGACATCTTCCGCATCCTCAACGTGTTTTCGCTCGACGACGTGCAGCGCCTCTATGGCCTGGCCAGCATCCTGCCCCCGGCGCTGAGCCAGGTGGGCTGGCTCAGCAGCGCCATGCTGGCCTGGATCGTCGCACCCCTTGCCCTGGCTTCCTGGAGATTCCGACCATGA